A single region of the Cytophagia bacterium CHB2 genome encodes:
- a CDS encoding Rieske 2Fe-2S domain-containing protein, whose amino-acid sequence MSRRNFLSRAGWTAFFSFLGMMLLGSLRYMFPRVLFEPSTVFKAGLPDDYPIGAVSTKWVKDYRTWIVRNDKGFYAIFAQCTHLGCTPRWLEAEAKFKCPCHGSGFTMDGLNFEGPAPRPLERVKIGISEDGQLLVDTSIRYREEQGQWSNPDAFLPLGVS is encoded by the coding sequence ATGTCGCGGCGCAATTTTCTCTCGCGCGCAGGCTGGACGGCGTTCTTCAGCTTCCTCGGCATGATGTTGCTCGGCTCGTTGCGCTATATGTTTCCGCGCGTGTTGTTCGAGCCTTCCACGGTTTTTAAAGCCGGCTTGCCGGATGATTACCCCATCGGCGCCGTCAGCACGAAATGGGTGAAAGATTATCGCACGTGGATTGTGCGCAACGACAAGGGTTTTTATGCCATTTTTGCGCAATGTACACATCTCGGCTGCACCCCGCGCTGGCTCGAAGCGGAAGCCAAATTCAAATGCCCGTGTCACGGCAGCGGCTTTACGATGGACGGCCTGAATTTTGAAGGGCCGGCGCCGCGGCCGCTGGAACGCGTGAAAATCGGCATCTCCGAAGACGGCCAATTACTCGTCGATACGAGTATTCGCTACCGCGAGGAACAAGGTCAATGGAGCAACCCCGACGCCTTTTTACCGCTCGGCGTATCGTGA